In the genome of Drosophila subpulchrella strain 33 F10 #4 breed RU33 chromosome 2L, RU_Dsub_v1.1 Primary Assembly, whole genome shotgun sequence, one region contains:
- the LOC119548037 gene encoding activator of 90 kDa heat shock protein ATPase homolog 1, with amino-acid sequence MAKWGEGDPRWIVEERPDATNVNNWHWTEKNATPWSKDRLHQLFQDFKIGQSDIECAVDSVDKCSGEATVNNRKGKLIFFYDWELVLKWSGKLLKNSKLSHKGKLTIPNLSEENDLADVEITVTIDESNDESETLKQFMYNVGRDRVRQQLGAYIRELKEEYSKNLILPKKGDEGAGNPVANTKDANNVRNAAQKAASNTSVAAPKANNSSVGCKLDVRTLALTEEFHCSANDLYNALTKPEMVTAFTRAPAKVDAVRGGEFILYGGNVLGKFEELVPEKKIQQSWRLKNWSSGHFSNVVIELEETSSSTMMSLKQTGIPASEYDAMKTNWYRYYWHSIKQTFGFGTSISDAL; translated from the exons ATGGCCAAGTGGGGAGAAGGAGATCCGCGCTGGATTGTGGAGGAGCGTCCCGACGCCACCAACGTGAACAACTGGCACTGGACGGAGAAGAACGCCACGCCCTGGTCCAAGGACCGCCTGCACCAGCTCTTCCAAGACTTCAAGATAG GCCAAAGCGACATCGAGTGCGCCGTGGATTCCGTGGACAAGTGTTCCGGCGAGGCCACCGTCAACAATCGCAAGGGCAAGCTCATCTTCTTCTACGACTGGGAACTGGTGCTCAAGTGGTCCGGGAAGCTGCTCAAGAACAGCAAACTCAGCCACAAGGGCAAGCTGACCATTCCCAATCTGTCCGAGGAGAACGACCTGGCGGATGTGGAGATCACGGTGACCATCGATGAGTCCAACGACGAGTCGGAGACCCTCAAGCAGTTCATGTACAATGTGGGCCGCGACCGCGTGCGCCAGCAGCTGGGCGCCTACATCCGCGAGCTGAAAGAGGAGTACTCCAAGAACCTGATCCTACCAAAGAAGGGCGACGAAGGGGCGGGCAATCCGGTGGCGAACACCAAGGATGCCAACAACGTCCGCAATGCCGCCCAGAAGGCAGCCTCCAACACCTCGGTGGCGGCGCCCAAGGCCAATAACTCCAGCGTCGGCTGCAAGCTGGACGTGCGCACCCTCGCGTTGACCGAGGAGTTCCACTGCAGCGCCAACGATCTGTACAATGCCCTCACCAAACCGGAGATGGTCACTGCCTTCACGCGGGCCCCCGCCAAGGTCGATGCTGTGCGCGGTGGAGA GTTCATTCTTTACGGCGGCAATGTACTGGGAAAGTTCGAGGAGCTTGTGCCTGAAAAGAAGATCCAGCAGAGCTGGCGTCTGAAAAACTGGTCATCTGGTCACTTCTCAAATGTTGTGATAGAGCTGGAGGAAACT TCGTCCAGCACAATGATGTCGCTCAAGCAGACCGGGATTCCCGCCTCCGAATACGATGCGATGAAGACAAACTGGTACCGGTACTACTGGCATAGCATCAAGCAGACCTTCGGATTCGGTACCTCGATATCCGACGCCTTATAA